The following proteins are co-located in the Siansivirga zeaxanthinifaciens CC-SAMT-1 genome:
- a CDS encoding helicase HerA-like domain-containing protein: MDKKETFFNYITEGNTTKGDFIPVGAAMLDGETITGAHVKIPLKTLNRHGLIAGATGTGKTKSLQVLAENLSDKGIPVLLMDIKGDLSGLAQPSPGHPKITERHEKIGIPFEAKGFPVEILTLSEQNGVRLRATVSEFGPVLLSRILELSDTQAGVVAVIFQYCDNNKLPLLDLKDFKKILQYATEEGKEEFADAYGRISTASTGAILRKVVELEQQGADLFFGETSFEVSDLQRIDENGRGYINILRLTDIQDRPKLFSTFMLSLLAEIYSTFPEQGDADRPELVIFIDEAHLIFNEASKALLNQIESIVKLIRSKGVGLYFVTQNPTDVPEAVLGQLGLKIQHALRAFTAKDRKAIKLTAQNYPDSEYYNTEDVLTALGTGEALVTALDEKGRPTPLAATMMRAPMSRMDILTDAELKELLVKSKLVKKYNETIDRESAYELLNKKIAESEAEEAKEKAKKEQEELKKAQSKQRTTTTSRSRSSAMNPIVKVLTSATFIRSVFGILTKVMKK; this comes from the coding sequence ATGGACAAGAAGGAAACTTTTTTCAACTACATCACAGAGGGAAACACTACCAAAGGCGATTTTATACCTGTTGGTGCTGCTATGTTAGACGGCGAAACCATTACGGGTGCTCATGTTAAAATACCGCTTAAAACATTAAACCGTCATGGTTTAATTGCTGGTGCTACGGGAACTGGAAAGACAAAATCGTTACAGGTTTTAGCCGAAAATTTAAGTGATAAAGGTATTCCTGTTTTACTTATGGATATTAAAGGGGATTTGAGTGGTTTGGCGCAACCAAGCCCGGGACACCCAAAAATTACAGAGCGCCACGAAAAAATTGGTATTCCCTTTGAAGCCAAAGGGTTTCCTGTTGAAATATTAACCTTATCTGAACAAAATGGCGTACGCCTTCGTGCTACCGTTAGCGAATTTGGTCCTGTTTTACTGTCGCGAATTTTAGAATTATCGGACACCCAAGCGGGTGTTGTTGCTGTTATTTTTCAGTATTGCGACAACAATAAATTACCCTTATTAGATTTAAAAGATTTTAAAAAAATACTCCAGTACGCCACCGAAGAAGGCAAAGAAGAATTTGCTGATGCTTACGGACGAATTTCAACTGCTTCAACAGGCGCAATTTTAAGAAAAGTTGTTGAATTAGAACAACAAGGTGCCGATTTGTTTTTTGGCGAAACCTCCTTTGAAGTATCGGATTTGCAGCGCATAGACGAAAACGGCAGAGGCTACATAAACATTTTACGTTTAACCGACATACAAGACAGACCTAAATTATTCTCTACATTTATGTTGAGTTTATTGGCCGAAATTTATTCTACGTTCCCAGAACAAGGCGATGCCGATCGTCCGGAATTAGTTATTTTTATTGATGAAGCGCATTTAATTTTTAACGAAGCTTCTAAAGCATTGTTAAATCAAATTGAAAGCATTGTAAAATTAATACGAAGTAAAGGTGTTGGTTTATATTTTGTTACTCAAAACCCAACCGACGTGCCAGAAGCAGTGCTAGGACAATTAGGATTAAAAATTCAACATGCCTTAAGAGCCTTTACTGCTAAAGATAGAAAAGCCATTAAATTAACAGCTCAAAACTATCCAGATTCGGAGTATTATAATACCGAAGATGTTTTAACAGCCTTAGGTACTGGTGAAGCTTTAGTAACCGCTTTAGATGAAAAAGGGCGCCCAACGCCACTTGCTGCTACCATGATGCGAGCCCCTATGAGCCGAATGGATATTTTAACCGATGCTGAATTAAAAGAATTATTGGTAAAATCGAAACTGGTTAAAAAATATAACGAAACCATCGATCGTGAAAGTGCTTACGAATTACTAAACAAAAAAATTGCCGAATCTGAAGCCGAAGAAGCAAAAGAAAAAGCTAAAAAAGAACAAGAAGAACTTAAAAAAGCGCAATCGAAACAACGCACAACTACAACTTCCAGATCCAGAAGCTCGGCCATGAATCCCATTGTTAAGGTTTTAACCAGCGCAACATTTATTAGAAGTGTTTTTGGTATTCTAACTAAAGTGATGAAAAAATAA
- a CDS encoding 7-carboxy-7-deazaguanine synthase QueE, with protein sequence MKKEIKDLVDTGEMLPLMEEFYTIQGEGFHKGTAAYFIRIGGCDVGCHWCDVKESWNADIHPPTETTKIVENAKKYSDTIVVTGGEPLTWDMTLLTSKLKAEGLQVHIETSGAYKLTGTWDWICLSPKKMKLPTKEVYEKANELKMIIYNKDDFRFAEEQAAKVNKDCILYLQPEWSKRDKVVPEIVDYVMANPKWKVSLQTHKYLNIP encoded by the coding sequence ATGAAAAAAGAAATTAAAGATTTAGTTGATACAGGTGAAATGCTGCCGCTTATGGAAGAGTTTTACACCATTCAAGGAGAAGGATTTCACAAAGGAACAGCAGCCTATTTTATTAGAATTGGCGGTTGCGATGTAGGCTGCCATTGGTGTGATGTTAAAGAAAGCTGGAATGCCGATATTCACCCACCAACCGAAACTACTAAAATTGTTGAAAACGCCAAAAAATACAGCGACACCATTGTAGTTACTGGTGGAGAGCCTCTTACTTGGGATATGACTTTGCTTACCTCTAAATTAAAAGCAGAAGGCTTACAAGTACATATTGAAACCTCTGGAGCTTACAAGTTAACAGGAACTTGGGATTGGATTTGCTTATCTCCTAAAAAAATGAAGTTGCCAACCAAAGAAGTTTACGAAAAAGCCAACGAGCTTAAAATGATAATTTACAATAAAGACGACTTTCGTTTTGCCGAAGAACAAGCCGCTAAAGTAAATAAAGATTGTATTTTATACCTGCAACCCGAGTGGAGTAAGCGCGATAAAGTTGTACCCGAAATTGTAGATTATGTTATGGCAAATCCCAAGTGGAAAGTGTCATTACAAACCCATAAATATTTAAATATACCCTAA
- a CDS encoding DUF2911 domain-containing protein: protein MKRKSLITTVALAFIMLVSVNSNAQKFAGLDKSPLDVAYFRTDRNAPPMAKVIYSRPQLKDRAVSTLAPNGKVWRTGANEATEIKFYSDMSFGGKMVKAGTYSLYTIPGDSEWTIILSKDTDVWGAYNYKESNDVLRVMAPVSSGEALEAFSIAFDKDHMYLGWGTVRVSVPISK, encoded by the coding sequence ATGAAAAGAAAATCACTTATTACAACGGTTGCTTTAGCCTTTATTATGCTTGTTTCTGTTAATTCTAATGCACAGAAATTTGCGGGATTAGATAAGAGTCCGTTAGACGTTGCTTATTTTAGAACCGATAGAAATGCGCCGCCTATGGCAAAAGTTATTTATAGCCGCCCACAACTTAAAGATAGAGCGGTTAGTACGTTAGCTCCTAATGGTAAAGTTTGGAGAACGGGTGCAAATGAGGCAACTGAAATTAAATTTTATAGCGACATGAGTTTTGGTGGCAAGATGGTAAAAGCAGGAACGTACTCGTTATACACCATTCCGGGAGACAGCGAATGGACCATTATTTTAAGTAAAGATACCGATGTTTGGGGTGCTTACAATTACAAGGAAAGCAACGATGTTTTACGTGTTATGGCGCCTGTAAGCTCTGGTGAGGCTCTTGAGGCTTTTTCTATTGCTTTCGATAAAGACCATATGTATTTGGGTTGGGGCACTGTGCGAGTTAGTGTGCCTATTAGTAAATAA
- the gatB/aspS gene encoding bifunctional amidotransferase subunit GatB/aspartate--tRNA ligase AspS: MKLEQLDAALKAHDLELVIGLETHVRLNTKTKLFCSCPNQEIEIPNQNICSVCTGQMGVLPAINKEAIKKAIYFGKAVNSSFENDVISWDRKHYEYPDNPKNIQITQFHNPVIPDGQVSCFRNDGSQFTVNLTQVHIEEDAAKLMHEKTVSLVDFNKAGVPLIEIVTEPCIRHIEDASTYAQYIQRIVQNLKISEANLEKGEFKSDVSVSLRKKHTYDLNPRTEIKNLNSFKFMVDALKEEVEKQLNYYIEHKEFRPDQTTVLWDADLKQTKTMRKKEYEADYRFISEPDLPFVNIKDVVKTINVDLSSLPFAVESILIKGGVLPQDAKFFTADSLRSETFVAINEAVKDPSFVAKTLTNNIKPEDYHRIENISDIIDIFSLFKDEKVTPVLAQNAIKSILEDAHFDYKTYFAENTISEEKIQEAIAKVISENSAIADEIKGGNQGKAGILVGKIIAIIGKGASGKVIREGILSQLAGGNDGSTKTEEGGKTKQPTTNNQQPTTKEEVLPQIPIIIKKEYRTHLISNISEENIAEEVTLAGWVSSVRDHGELIFIDLRDSSTQIFQVRLSRESFPNLDDLVKLKPESVITVSGTIVQRKEDDYNPALRTGKIELEASQLDILNLSRTLPFEIKRATKTNENTRFQYKYLDHRNDDVRRVIVNRHKVIKLLRDILDEQDFLEIETPILSAGTDEGAREFIVPSRKQAGAFYTLPQAPQQFKQMLMVSGYEKYFQIARCFRDEDSRGDRQPEFTQLDLEMAYASMQQIIDLNTKMFNEVVTKIYGNKWILHPFEVITYQDAMYYYGCDRPDLRFGLQLQDITDIVKETTFQVFSKPIEEGGIVKCIKVSAQEQGDKRLSKGQIEKLTAIAQQHGLGGLAYIIVNENDLQSPIIKFLGEDIAAGIIAATNAQVGDIVFFSAADYATANKALDAVRQELGAMLKLINPKELRPAWVVDFPMFERTDEGRWTFTHNPFSMPAVYDIEKHMNGKDEEIGSIIAQQYDLILNGYEIGGGSVRAHKPEILEATYRNMGYTKEEMLKSVGTMYKSFHYGAPPHGGIAWGVDRLMMILEKKASIREVMAFPKTGTSEDLLFGAPSLLSDKKVEEMNVKIMRK, from the coding sequence ATGAAACTGGAGCAATTAGACGCGGCTTTAAAAGCCCATGATTTAGAATTAGTAATCGGATTAGAAACACACGTTCGATTAAACACCAAAACAAAATTATTCTGTTCTTGTCCGAATCAAGAAATAGAAATACCTAATCAAAATATATGTTCTGTATGTACAGGGCAAATGGGCGTTTTACCAGCCATAAATAAAGAAGCTATTAAAAAGGCTATTTATTTTGGTAAAGCGGTAAATTCATCGTTTGAAAATGATGTTATTTCATGGGATAGAAAACATTACGAATACCCAGACAACCCAAAAAACATTCAAATTACACAGTTTCACAATCCTGTAATTCCAGACGGACAAGTTTCTTGTTTTCGTAACGATGGATCGCAGTTTACTGTTAATTTAACACAAGTACACATCGAAGAAGATGCGGCTAAATTGATGCACGAAAAAACTGTTTCGCTAGTCGATTTCAACAAAGCGGGCGTGCCACTTATTGAAATTGTTACAGAACCTTGTATTCGCCATATCGAAGATGCTTCAACCTATGCACAGTACATTCAGCGTATTGTGCAAAATTTAAAAATATCGGAAGCCAATCTTGAAAAAGGGGAGTTTAAATCGGATGTTTCGGTGTCGTTGCGTAAAAAGCATACGTACGATTTAAATCCGCGTACAGAAATTAAAAACTTAAACTCGTTTAAGTTTATGGTAGATGCTTTAAAAGAAGAAGTTGAAAAGCAATTAAACTACTATATTGAGCACAAAGAGTTTAGACCCGACCAAACCACGGTTTTATGGGATGCCGATTTAAAGCAAACCAAAACCATGCGTAAAAAGGAATACGAAGCAGATTATCGTTTTATCTCGGAGCCCGATTTACCTTTTGTAAATATTAAAGATGTTGTTAAAACTATTAATGTCGATTTAAGTTCGTTGCCTTTCGCTGTAGAATCTATACTTATTAAAGGTGGTGTTTTACCTCAAGATGCTAAATTCTTTACAGCCGATTCGTTACGTTCTGAAACCTTTGTTGCCATAAACGAAGCCGTTAAAGACCCATCGTTTGTTGCTAAAACATTAACCAATAATATAAAGCCTGAGGACTACCATCGCATTGAAAATATTTCAGATATTATTGATATTTTCAGCTTATTTAAAGATGAAAAAGTAACACCTGTTTTAGCTCAAAATGCCATCAAATCGATTTTAGAAGATGCGCATTTCGATTATAAAACCTACTTCGCAGAAAACACCATTTCTGAAGAAAAAATACAAGAAGCCATTGCTAAGGTTATCTCTGAAAACTCAGCCATAGCCGATGAAATTAAAGGTGGAAACCAAGGAAAAGCTGGTATTTTAGTTGGAAAAATTATAGCTATTATTGGTAAAGGCGCCTCTGGAAAAGTAATTCGTGAAGGCATTTTAAGTCAGTTAGCCGGTGGAAATGACGGAAGCACGAAGACCGAAGAAGGTGGTAAAACCAAACAACCAACAACCAACAACCAACAACCAACAACCAAAGAAGAAGTTTTACCACAAATTCCCATCATCATTAAGAAAGAATACAGAACACACTTAATTTCAAATATTTCTGAAGAAAATATTGCCGAAGAAGTGACTCTGGCGGGATGGGTTTCGAGTGTGCGCGACCATGGAGAACTTATTTTTATAGACTTACGCGATTCTAGCACACAAATATTTCAAGTGCGTTTAAGCAGAGAATCGTTTCCTAATTTAGACGACCTGGTAAAATTAAAACCAGAGTCTGTTATTACGGTTTCAGGTACTATTGTACAACGTAAAGAAGACGATTACAATCCTGCTTTAAGAACTGGAAAAATAGAATTGGAAGCGTCGCAATTAGATATTTTAAATTTATCAAGAACGTTGCCTTTCGAAATTAAGCGTGCTACAAAAACCAACGAAAACACACGTTTTCAATACAAATATTTAGATCACAGAAACGACGATGTGCGTCGCGTTATAGTAAACCGTCACAAAGTTATTAAGTTGCTTCGCGATATTCTCGACGAGCAGGATTTTCTGGAAATTGAAACACCTATTTTAAGTGCCGGAACCGATGAAGGTGCCCGTGAATTTATTGTGCCTTCTCGTAAACAAGCTGGTGCATTTTACACCTTGCCACAAGCACCTCAACAATTTAAACAAATGCTGATGGTGTCTGGTTACGAAAAATATTTCCAGATTGCACGTTGTTTTAGAGATGAAGATTCTCGTGGCGACCGCCAACCTGAATTTACACAGTTAGATTTAGAAATGGCCTATGCCAGCATGCAACAAATTATAGATTTAAACACCAAAATGTTTAATGAAGTTGTTACCAAAATTTATGGTAACAAATGGATTTTACATCCTTTTGAAGTGATAACCTATCAAGACGCGATGTATTATTATGGTTGCGACCGACCCGATTTGCGTTTTGGTTTACAACTTCAAGACATTACAGACATTGTAAAAGAAACCACGTTCCAGGTTTTTAGCAAACCTATTGAAGAAGGCGGTATTGTAAAATGTATTAAAGTATCTGCCCAAGAGCAAGGCGATAAACGTTTATCGAAAGGTCAGATTGAAAAACTTACAGCCATAGCCCAACAACACGGTTTAGGTGGTTTAGCCTACATTATTGTTAATGAAAACGATTTACAATCGCCTATAATTAAGTTTTTAGGTGAAGATATTGCTGCTGGCATTATTGCAGCCACAAATGCTCAGGTTGGCGATATTGTATTTTTCTCGGCGGCAGATTATGCAACAGCCAATAAAGCTTTAGATGCTGTAAGACAGGAATTAGGCGCTATGCTTAAATTAATTAATCCGAAAGAATTAAGACCGGCTTGGGTTGTAGATTTCCCTATGTTTGAGAGAACCGACGAAGGTCGCTGGACGTTTACCCATAACCCATTCTCGATGCCTGCTGTTTATGATATTGAAAAACACATGAATGGCAAAGACGAAGAAATAGGAAGCATTATCGCGCAGCAATACGATTTAATATTAAATGGTTACGAAATTGGTGGTGGCTCTGTGCGTGCACACAAACCCGAAATTTTAGAAGCTACTTACAGAAACATGGGTTACACGAAAGAGGAGATGCTTAAAAGTGTAGGTACAATGTACAAATCGTTTCATTATGGTGCACCGCCACATGGTGGTATTGCTTGGGGTGTCGATCGATTGATGATGATTTTAGAGAAAAAAGCATCGATTAGAGAAGTGATGGCTTTCCCGAAAACAGGTACCAGCGAAGACTTACTATTTGGCGCTCCTTCCCTACTTTCTGATAAAAAAGTTGAGGAAATGAATGTGAAAATTATGAGAAAATAA
- a CDS encoding amidase family protein, with protein sequence MASQIHTLHQQLVNKEISCTALIQEKLDALKPNTNQTVNALLDTFALDLAAKVDAKIAKGETIGLLEGIPFGIKDVYMLQGTYTTASSELLKHYKSAYTATAIQKLLDAGAIPVVKENCDSFGHGSSSENTIFGAVKNALNPNLVGGGSSGGSAVNVAKDYTVFSIGGDTGGSVRQPAGYNHVYGLKPSYGRISRYGLMAYASSTDCVGPIAKSVEDIRIVLNVMSGKDPKDQTTYDASAIEAETISDYSNIKTVGYFKNFIDSDAIDSKIKADFLATIEKIKAKGIEVKALDFFKSDILVSTYYTLAMAETASNLSRLDGSNYGNRIEDKNLKESYAVTRSENFSEETKRRIVGGNQVLSQGFSDEIYLKGLALRDAISENFEKDFEAVDIILSPVTPSTPPEIGSSLKDPHAMYLSDAYTVGFSLGQLPTLTVPQGTETGLQITAAKHNDELVLKFANFLKDTI encoded by the coding sequence ATGGCGTCTCAAATACATACATTACACCAACAATTGGTAAATAAAGAAATTTCTTGTACTGCTTTAATTCAGGAAAAATTAGATGCTTTAAAACCCAATACCAACCAAACTGTAAATGCCTTACTAGACACTTTTGCTTTAGATTTAGCAGCTAAAGTAGATGCAAAAATAGCTAAGGGAGAAACTATTGGTTTATTAGAAGGTATTCCCTTCGGAATTAAAGATGTTTACATGCTGCAAGGCACGTACACCACCGCAAGTTCCGAATTACTAAAGCACTACAAATCGGCTTACACAGCTACCGCTATTCAAAAATTACTAGATGCGGGCGCTATTCCGGTGGTTAAAGAAAATTGTGATAGTTTCGGACATGGATCTTCGAGTGAAAACACCATTTTTGGAGCTGTAAAAAACGCCTTAAATCCAAATTTAGTAGGTGGTGGTTCTAGTGGTGGTTCGGCAGTAAATGTGGCCAAAGACTACACCGTGTTTTCTATTGGTGGCGATACGGGTGGTTCGGTACGACAACCAGCCGGTTACAACCATGTGTATGGTTTAAAACCTAGTTACGGACGTATTTCTCGCTACGGATTGATGGCCTATGCCTCATCAACAGACTGTGTAGGTCCTATTGCGAAATCAGTTGAAGATATTCGTATCGTGTTAAATGTGATGAGTGGAAAAGACCCAAAAGACCAAACCACTTACGATGCTTCGGCTATTGAAGCTGAAACTATTTCAGATTACTCTAACATAAAAACCGTTGGTTACTTTAAAAACTTTATTGATAGCGATGCCATCGATTCTAAAATTAAAGCAGATTTTTTAGCAACTATCGAAAAAATTAAAGCTAAAGGTATTGAAGTAAAGGCATTAGACTTTTTTAAGTCGGATATTTTAGTATCTACCTATTACACCTTAGCTATGGCCGAAACAGCCTCTAACCTATCGCGTTTAGATGGTTCTAACTACGGTAATCGTATTGAGGATAAAAACCTAAAAGAATCGTACGCTGTAACGCGTTCTGAAAATTTTTCAGAAGAAACCAAACGCAGAATTGTTGGTGGAAACCAAGTATTGTCTCAGGGGTTTTCAGATGAAATTTATTTAAAAGGTTTAGCGCTTCGCGATGCGATTTCAGAAAATTTTGAAAAAGATTTTGAAGCAGTAGACATTATTTTATCTCCTGTAACTCCAAGCACGCCGCCAGAAATTGGCAGCAGCTTAAAAGACCCGCACGCCATGTATTTAAGCGATGCATATACGGTTGGCTTTAGTTTAGGACAATTACCAACACTTACCGTACCGCAAGGTACCGAAACAGGCTTACAAATTACAGCCGCAAAACATAACGACGAACTTGTTTTGAAGTTTGCTAACTTCTTAAAAGACACGATATAA
- a CDS encoding Asp-tRNA(Asn)/Glu-tRNA(Gln) amidotransferase subunit GatC, whose translation MSKIMTVDVLSSIKGAQPSEAVNKLFEVIKNAQPTNNNSFNNNHNNGVSLDDLREDVVIESSALEKQIIIENFPKEKNGYLVVSKVIEE comes from the coding sequence ATGAGTAAAATTATGACAGTCGACGTATTGTCGAGTATTAAAGGGGCGCAACCTAGTGAGGCTGTAAACAAATTATTTGAAGTAATTAAAAATGCACAACCAACAAATAATAATTCCTTTAATAATAATCATAACAACGGGGTGTCTTTAGATGACTTAAGAGAGGATGTCGTAATTGAAAGTTCGGCATTGGAAAAACAAATCATTATTGAAAATTTTCCAAAAGAGAAAAATGGCTATTTAGTGGTTTCTAAAGTTATAGAAGAATAA
- the gyrB gene encoding DNA topoisomerase (ATP-hydrolyzing) subunit B, giving the protein MSEPKEEFNKHGYSADSIQALEGMEHVRMRPSMYIGDVGIRGLHHLVYEVVDNSIDEALAGHCNNITVSINEDNSITTEDDGRGIPVDLHKKEGVSALQVVMTKIGAGGKFDKDSYKVSGGLHGVGVSCVNALSEHLRATVYRDGKIWEQEYERGKALYPVKQIGETDKRGTTVTFKPDDTIFTQTVEYNYDTLASRMRELAYLNKGITIHLVDKRSKKADGSFEGETFHSEEGLKEFIKYLDATREPLMKDVISFEGEKNGVPVEVAMVYNTSYAENLHSYVNNINTHEGGTHLSGFRRGLTMTLKKYADESGLLKNLKFEIAGDDFREGLTAIVSVKVQEPQFEGQTKTKLGNREVSASVSQAVSEMLADYLEEHPDDAKIIVQKVILAAQARHAAQKAREMVQRKTVMSIGGLPGKLSDCSEQDPAKCEVFLVEGDSAGGTAKQGRDRAFQAILPLRGKILNVEKAMTHKVFENEEIKNIFTALGVTIGTEEDSKALNLSKLRYHKVVIMCDADIDGSHIATLILTFFFRYMKELIENGHIYIATPPLYLVKKGNKKAYAWSDKERDALAEEFGGSVNIQRYKGLGEMNAEQLWDTTMNPEFRTMRLVQIDNGTEADRIFSMLMGDEVPPRRDFIEKNAIYANIDA; this is encoded by the coding sequence ATGAGCGAACCAAAAGAAGAATTTAACAAACACGGTTATTCTGCCGATAGTATTCAAGCCTTAGAAGGTATGGAGCACGTACGTATGCGTCCATCCATGTATATTGGAGATGTTGGCATACGTGGTTTACACCATTTAGTATATGAGGTTGTAGATAACTCTATTGATGAAGCACTTGCTGGACATTGTAATAATATTACAGTAAGCATTAATGAAGATAATTCTATTACTACCGAAGATGACGGACGTGGAATTCCTGTCGATTTACATAAAAAAGAAGGCGTTTCGGCATTACAAGTAGTAATGACAAAAATTGGTGCTGGTGGTAAATTCGATAAAGATTCTTATAAAGTTTCAGGTGGTTTACATGGTGTTGGTGTAAGTTGTGTTAATGCATTATCAGAGCATTTACGTGCTACCGTTTACAGAGATGGAAAAATTTGGGAACAAGAATATGAAAGAGGAAAAGCTTTATATCCTGTAAAACAAATTGGAGAAACAGATAAACGTGGTACTACCGTTACTTTTAAACCCGATGACACTATTTTTACCCAAACGGTAGAATATAATTACGATACCTTAGCTAGCAGAATGCGTGAGTTAGCCTATTTAAATAAAGGGATAACCATTCATTTAGTTGACAAACGTTCTAAAAAAGCCGATGGTTCTTTTGAAGGTGAAACATTTCATTCTGAAGAAGGATTAAAAGAATTTATAAAATATTTAGATGCTACCAGAGAACCTTTAATGAAAGATGTTATTTCTTTTGAAGGTGAAAAAAATGGTGTGCCTGTTGAAGTTGCTATGGTGTATAATACATCGTATGCAGAAAATTTACATTCTTACGTAAATAATATCAATACGCACGAAGGAGGAACGCATTTATCTGGTTTTAGACGTGGTTTAACCATGACTTTGAAAAAATATGCAGATGAATCTGGCTTATTGAAAAACCTGAAATTTGAAATCGCTGGTGATGATTTCCGTGAAGGATTAACAGCCATCGTCTCTGTAAAAGTACAAGAGCCTCAATTTGAAGGGCAAACAAAAACAAAATTAGGAAACCGTGAAGTTTCTGCTTCTGTTAGTCAGGCCGTTTCAGAAATGCTAGCCGATTACCTAGAAGAACATCCAGACGATGCTAAAATTATTGTTCAAAAAGTAATTTTAGCAGCTCAAGCTCGTCATGCCGCTCAAAAAGCCCGTGAAATGGTGCAGCGTAAAACCGTAATGAGCATTGGTGGTTTACCTGGTAAATTAAGCGACTGTTCAGAACAAGATCCTGCAAAATGTGAAGTGTTCCTTGTAGAGGGAGATTCGGCAGGTGGTACTGCAAAACAAGGGCGTGATAGAGCATTTCAAGCTATTTTACCTTTAAGAGGTAAAATTCTTAATGTTGAAAAAGCGATGACACATAAAGTGTTTGAAAACGAAGAGATTAAAAATATTTTCACTGCTTTGGGAGTTACCATTGGAACAGAAGAAGACAGTAAAGCGTTAAATCTTTCTAAGTTGCGTTACCACAAAGTTGTAATTATGTGTGATGCCGATATTGATGGTAGCCACATTGCTACGTTAATTCTAACATTCTTCTTTAGATATATGAAAGAATTAATTGAAAACGGACATATTTATATTGCAACACCTCCTTTATACTTAGTTAAAAAAGGTAATAAAAAAGCCTATGCATGGAGTGATAAAGAGCGTGATGCACTTGCCGAAGAATTTGGTGGTAGTGTAAATATTCAACGTTATAAAGGTCTTGGAGAAATGAATGCCGAACAATTATGGGATACGACCATGAATCCGGAGTTTAGAACCATGCGTTTGGTACAAATTGACAATGGTACAGAGGCCGATAGAATTTTCTCAATGTTAATGGGAGATGAGGTGCCGCCACGTCGCGATTTTATTGAGAAAAATGCTATTTATGCAAATATAGACGCTTAA
- a CDS encoding DUF6588 family protein, whose protein sequence is MRKITCILLFFMAGHFVKAQNDIDALLAAGIKDAQRFATDYLKPGSDGLIYSMNANWFNSGKVKPLGGFEISVIANASLINDDDKMFLMNTADYDNVKFKNITNPSSKMVATVLGENNPDVIVEVTYDDPIFGSYTEDVILPNGITENLNMLPTAFIQGAIGISKGTEIKARFVPKINTDDVELGMYGVGLQHEFTNWLPADKIWPIAVSGLVAYTHLDANYDLTDSSGIDGDNQHLENKTNTWLFQLIASTKLPVINFYGGIGYISGKSESDLLGTYRISNGLQTKTIEDPFSVSSKASGMRGSLGARLKLGFFRLNAEYHLAEFDAFSVGINFGFR, encoded by the coding sequence ATGAGAAAAATAACTTGTATTCTATTGTTTTTTATGGCGGGCCATTTTGTAAAAGCACAAAACGATATTGACGCCTTGTTAGCTGCTGGTATAAAAGATGCACAACGCTTCGCAACCGATTATTTAAAGCCAGGATCCGATGGTTTAATTTACAGCATGAATGCTAACTGGTTTAATTCAGGAAAAGTGAAACCACTGGGAGGCTTTGAAATTTCGGTAATTGCCAATGCGTCTTTAATAAACGACGATGATAAGATGTTTTTAATGAATACTGCCGATTACGATAATGTTAAATTTAAAAACATAACCAATCCAAGTTCTAAAATGGTAGCAACAGTTTTAGGCGAAAATAACCCAGACGTTATTGTGGAGGTTACTTACGACGATCCTATTTTTGGAAGTTATACCGAAGATGTTATTCTACCCAATGGGATAACAGAAAATTTAAATATGCTACCAACTGCTTTTATACAAGGGGCCATTGGGATAAGTAAAGGTACCGAAATAAAAGCGCGTTTTGTACCTAAAATAAATACCGATGATGTAGAATTAGGTATGTACGGTGTAGGTTTACAACATGAGTTTACAAATTGGCTTCCTGCCGATAAAATTTGGCCTATTGCAGTTTCTGGTTTGGTGGCTTATACCCATTTAGATGCTAATTACGATTTAACAGATTCATCTGGAATTGACGGCGATAATCAACATCTAGAAAACAAAACGAATACATGGTTATTTCAATTAATAGCATCAACCAAGCTCCCGGTAATTAATTTCTATGGAGGTATTGGCTATATAAGCGGAAAATCGGAATCCGATTTATTGGGAACCTACAGAATTTCAAACGGATTACAAACAAAAACCATTGAAGATCCTTTTTCAGTTTCAAGTAAAGCTTCAGGAATGAGAGGGTCATTAGGAGCCCGATTAAAATTAGGATTCTTTAGATTAAATGCCGAATATCATTTAGCCGAATTCGATGCGTTTTCTGTGGGTATTAACTTCGGTTTTAGATAA